In the genome of Quercus robur chromosome 3, dhQueRobu3.1, whole genome shotgun sequence, one region contains:
- the LOC126718362 gene encoding uncharacterized protein LOC126718362 → MNSVARQAWRLLRGPSQSGSIDSVSWGGNHYQTQQWRGIRVKVRDGNLEQALTWMQRKMQSSGIERLIKKEQRHHIKNSEKRILARKNLERKIRSQDLARKLKAILVKKVRGL, encoded by the exons ATGAACTCAGTGGCGAGGCAGGCATGGAGGCTTTTGAGAGGGCCAAGTCAGAGTGGGAGCATTGACTCAGTGAGTTGGGGAGGGAACCATTATCAGACTCAGCAATGGAGGGGGATCCGAGTGAAGGTCCGGGACGGTAACTTGGAGCAAGCGTTGACGTGGATGCAGAGGAAGATGCAATCGAGCGGCATCGAACGACTGATCAAGAAGGAGCAGAGGCACCACATCAAGAACTCTGAGAAGCGCATCTTGGCTCGCAAGAACCTCGAGCGCAAGATTCGATCCCAGGACCTTGCTCGCAAGCTCAAAGCCATTCTCGTCAAGAAAGTCAG GGGTCTATGA